CGCCGCCGCCAGCGCCTCGGACAGAATCGACCTTGCATGCGCTTCGGCACGTGCGGCGTAGCCCTCGGGATCCATCACCCGCGACAACTCCGATTCGCCGTGAAGCAAGCTGCCGGGATCGGATTTGGCATAGAAGAACGTGAGCTCGGCGCCAATCTCGCGCGCGAGCGCCACGGCCTTGTCGACGGCACCGCAGGAAAGAGGCGAGCCATCGATCGGACAAAGTAAGTGACGAAACACATCCAGCTCCAGGGGGATCAAATCGTGGATTCTTGGAGAACCGCGGCAGCGCTCTCCACCGGCTCGCGTTGCTCGAGCTCGGGGCTTGCGGGCGAGCGCGCCGCGGCGGGAGCCGCATACCCTGCGGTCCGCGCATCGGCCACGTCGGCAAGGTCTGCACGGTCTTGCTGCGCGACCTGTTTCGGCCGCAGCAGGAAATGCCCGAGCGCGGGCAGCAGGATCAGTGCGCCGAGCATGTTCCAGCCCTGCGCGGCTTTTTTCGGCCGCAGCAGGAAATGCCCCAACGCCGGCAGCAGGATCAGTGCGCCGAGCATGTTCCAGATGAACATGAAGGCGAGCAGAATGCCCATGTCGGCCTGGAACTTGATCGGCGACCAGGCCCAGGTGGCCACGGCCAGGCCCAGGGTGATGCCGGTGAGCACCACCACCTTGCCGGTGAAGGTGAGCGCCTTGTAATAGGCTTCGGACAGGCTCATGCCTTCCTTGAGGCGGGCGAGCGTGACCGTCATCACGTAGAGCGCGTAATCGACGCCGATCCCCACCCCGAGCGCGATCACCGGCAAGGTGGCGACCTTGACCCCGATGTTGAGCCACACCATCAGCGCCTCGCACAGCACCGAGGTGATCATCAGCGGCACCACCGCACACACCACCGCCCGCCACGAGCGGAAGGTGATGAACGCGAGCACGATCACCGCCGCATAGACCAGGAACAGCATCTGCACGTTGGCCTTTCGCACCACGATGTTGGTCGCGGCCTCGATGCCGGCGTTGCCCGCCGCGTTCAGAAAGCGCACCTCCTCGGTGCCGTGGCGCGCGGCGAACGCTTCGACCACATTCACGACGCTGGCGAGCGTGTCGGCCTTGTGATCCTTCAGGTAGGCATAGACGGTGAGCAGGTCGCAGTTCTGGTTGAACATCTCGCGCGGGGCGCGGGTGATGATCGCGTTCAACATGTCCTGCGAGCGCGGGATCTCGAACCACTTCAGGCTGCCCTCGTTCATGCCCGCGTTGGACACCTTGGCCAGCCCGGCCAGCGAGCTGGTCGCCTCCACCCCGGGCAGCTGCTGCAGCTCGCGCTCGAGCGCATCGACCGCCATCAGCGTGTCGTACTGGCCGCAGGCGTATTGCGGCGTGCGCACCATGACGATGTACACGTCGCTGCTCGCGGCGTAGTTGGCGGTCATGAAGGCGTTGTCGCGGTTGTAGCGCGAGTCCGGGCGCAGCTCGGGCGCACCCGGGTCGGTGTCGCCGATCTTGAGCTGAAAGCTCACCGCGAGTCCGAGCGCCCCCATCACCAGCCCCGCCAGCACCGCGATGCGGGCCCACTTGCGCTGGGTGAAGAGATCGAGGAAGGCCCAGAACGGATGCTTGGCATGCGTGCCGCTGGCCTCCATGAGCTCGGCCTTCAGGCTGCGCTGGGCCGCCACCGGGCTCACCCCGGTGTACGAGAGCAGGATCGGCAGCAGCACGAGGTTGGTGAAGATCAGCACCGCCACCCCGATGCTGGCGGTCACCGCCAGATCCTGGATGACCTGGATGTCGATCACCATCAGCACCGCAAAGCCCACCGCATCGGCCAGGAGCGCGGTCATCCCGGCCAGGAACAGACGGCGGAAGGTGTAGCGCGCGGCCACCAGGCTGTGCGTGCCGCGGCCGATATCCTGCATGATGCCGTTCATCTTCTGCGCGCCGTGGCTCATGCCGATGGCGAAGACGAGAAAGGGCACCAGCACCGAGTAGGGGTCGAGCTCGTAACCGAGCGTGGGCAACAGGCCCAGCAGCCACACCACGGCCACCACCGAGCACGCCACCACCAGGAGCGTGCTGCGCAGGCAGCGGGTGTACCAGTACAGCACCGCGGTGCAGATGACGATCGCCACGGCGAAGAACACCATCACCTGCAGCAGGCCCTCGATCAGATCGCCCACCACCTTGGCGAAGCCGGTGACGTGGATCCGGATCGTGTCCGACTCGTATTTCGCGCGCAATTCCTCGATGCGCTGGGAGAGCGCGTGGTAGTCGATCCGCTCGCCGGTCTCGGCGATCTTGTCCTGCAGCGGCACCAGAATGATGCTCGACTGGTAGTTGGCCGCGACCAGCTGGCCGATCTCGCCCGAGCGCTCGACATTGACCCGCACCTGCTCGATCGATGCGGGCGAGCCGTCGTAGTCGTCCGGGATCACCGGGCCGCCGTCGAGCCCTTCCTCGGTGACGCCGGTCCAGCGCACCGCGGGCGCCCACAAGGATTTCATGTAGGGGCGGTCGACGCCGGGCAGCAGGAACAGCTCGTCGCTGAGCTTGCGCACGGTGTCGAGGTACTCTTCGTCGAAGATGTCCCCTTCGGTGACCGCCACGGCGATGCGCAGGCTGTTGCCCATGCCCGCGAGCTGGCTGCGGTTGTCGAGGAAGTTCACGACGTACGGGTGGCTGGTCGGGATCATCTTGTCGAACGCGGCGTTCAACTTGAGCCCGAGCGCCTGGTAGCCGAGCACCAGCGTGGCCAGCAGGCACAGCAGGACGATCAGCAGGCGGTTGTTGAACAGCACGCGCTCGGCCAGCGAACCCGAACGTGCATCGAAGTCGGCCAGGTTGGCGATCACCGCTTCGGCCGGAAGGGAATGTGCGACAGCCATTATTTGCGTTCCGTAACGACGAGTTGAGCTGCATCGACGCGGTTCAGACCGCGTGCGCCGGACAGCACCAGGGCGCCGTCCTCGATCTGCACCAGGGCGGTGACCGCGTTGGGGGCCTGGGCCTCGAGCGCGCGAAAGCTGCGCCCTTGGTCGTCGCTGCGCAGCAGGCGCCCGCTCTCGTCGGCGAGCACGACGGTGCCGTCGGCCAGGCGCAGGCCGCTGGTGAGGGTGATTTCCTGGTCGAGGGCGATCTGCGCCCAGTTCGCGCCCCCGTCGCCGCTGCGCCAGACATTGCCCCGCAGGCCGTAGGCGAGCAGCGTGTCCGGCCCGAGCGCGAGGGCGCCGAAGAAGGTGCCCGGGTAGGGCGTGTGCACTTCGGCAAACGACGCTCCGCCATCGTCCGAGCGGAACAGCGCGCCCTGCTCGCCGGCGATGAGCAGGCGGGCGCCGTCGGCGCGGACCTGATACAGGTGCTTGCCGCGCGGATTGGGCAGGCGTGCGATGAAGGCCTGCCAGGACTGGCCGCCATCGTCGGTGGTGAGCGCCAGGCCGTAGGCGCCCACCGCCCAGCCGCGGCGCGCATCGATGAAATGCACGCTCAAGAGCGGCTTGTCCGGGCCGTCCTCGACCATCGCCTGGGCCTCGCGCAGGCGCCGCTCGGCCCCGTCCGAGCCTGCCGCTGCGAGCGCCTGGGCTTCGTCCAGCGCCGCCTGCGCGCCCTGGCGGCCGTCGAGCTGGCGCACCCAGGTTTCGCCCCCATCGCGCGAATGGAGCACGATGCCGCTGTGGCCGACCGCCCAGCCCAGCTGCTCGTCGACGAAGCAGACGTCGGTGAGCGCCACGCTCGCGGGCACCGCGCGCGCCTGGCGCCAGCTCGCTCCGCCGTCGTCCGACAGCAGCACGGTGCCGCGCGCGCCCACCGACACCAGCCGCTCGCCCGCCCGGGTCACCGCCAGCTGGACCGTGCTGGTGGCGCGCACATCGGCACGGGCCGGCAGCTCCATCAGGTCCGGCACCGGCTGGCCGGTCGCCGTCGCCGCGGCTGCTGCAGCAGCGGCCGTCGCGGCCGTTGCCAGCGGGCAGATCAAGCTCAAAAGGGTGGCCGCCACCAGGGGCCGCAGCGCAATGTTCAGAACCATCCGTGCTGGTGGCGCGCACATCGGCACGGGCCGGCAGCTCCAGCAGGTCCGGCACCGGCTGGCCGGTCGTCGCCGCGGCCGTCGCCAGCGGGCAGATCAAGCTCAAAAGGGTGGCCGCCACCAGGGGCCGCAGCGCAATGTTCAGAACCATGTGGCCTACTCTCATTCGCGCTCCGTCGCGCAGCAGAAGACCCCGCGGGTCGGTGCCGTGGACGGAACGTCGTTCAACAACAAAAAACCGGGTCTGAAAAGCGGAGGGCCTGCCCGCAGCCCGGCAGCCCCTCCGGCGGCGGTCCCGCCGCCGGGCGAGATCAGCGTGCTGCGTCGGCGGCGACGGCATCCCCGGTGAAGAAGGTCTCGGGCTTGCGCGGCACGACACGGTAGGTTTCGTCGTTCAACCCCTGCACCGTGCTCATCGTGCCGGCCTGCAGGTTGAATACCGTCACCTGTTGGACCAGTAATGCTGGAACGGCGGGCACGAAGAAGTTCGGCATCTGCGAGGTGCGCCACAGCTTGCCTTCGGCGTCGTAGCCGTCCATCAAGACCAACAGCGCCGTATCCTCATCGAAGTAATACTTGCGCTTCGGCACCGCATGGCGCCTGCCTGCAACCACCGTGGCTTCGACTTCCCACACCCGGTGCAACTCCCAGCGCACCTTGGCGGGGTTCAGATGGAACTTGTCGTAGGCTTCGGAAACCGTGGCCGTGATCAGTTCATTGTTGTTATAGGGAACGTACATCTCCCGCTTGCCGACCAGCTTCCATTCGTAGCGGTCAGGATGACCGTAGAAACCTTCCACCTCGTCGAAATAGTTCGCGCCCGAGGCAACGAAGTCCGGCGTGTCGTAGGCAACGGTCGGGGCGCGGCGCACGCGGCGCTGGCCGACCAGATACTGCCAGGCTTGGCGCGGGGTTTTGGGATCGATGCCGTCGCGAATGACCAGCGACTCGCCCATTTTGAAGGATGGTGCCGTAGTACTGAAACGAAACATGGTGTATTCGCCCTTCCCGTCCTTCGACCACGTCTCCCACGACCCATCTTTGTAGTAGTAGGGTTGCTGGAAGAACATGTCGTTGCGGGTGGCCAGGGTGTGATTGCCATCCGAGGAGCCGACAATGTTCTTGAACCCAAACTCCTTCGATTCGGGTTCGACCCGCAGCAGGTAATTCCAGACCACCTCCACGCCGGTCTGCGGGATCGGGAACGGGAGGCCGCCGAAACAGCCCTCGATCGAATTACCACCTTCGATCGTCTTGCAGCTGGTCGCATTCTTGAACGTGTTTGCGGCCACGTGCTCCGGCACCGTCGCCGTGCGATGGGTCGGATAAACGTCGACACGGAACGTGTCCGGGTATTTCTTGAGCAGCGCCTGTGTGCCCTCGGAAAGCTTGTCCGCATGTTGGGCCATATTGGACGCAGTGATTTGCAGGACCGGCTTTTCATTCGGGAAGAGGTTCACCGGAATGTCGCCCACTTTCGGCCCCGCGACCGGGCCGGTCTGGCCCCCGGTCCACGCCGGAATCGTCCCGTCCTTGTTGCCGGCTTTTTCGCCGCCGAGCGGCGTCAGCCAGGTTTTGAGCTTGGCCGCTTCGTCCGCGCTCACCGCAGCCATCGTGCTCTGCATGCCGGCGCTCAGCGCCAGGATGGAGACGCACAGCAAGGTCTTTTTAAACGTGAACATATTGATCTCCTCGGTCGTTTTATAAGAATCAGAACGTGCGCTGGATCGTGAGCGATACGAAGTCGCGGTCGCCGTGGAAATTGTCATAGGACAGCTCGCCGGCCGGATTGACGATCGAACCCGAGGAGCCGACGTAGTGGGTGTAGTTCAGCCCGCCCTGCCAGGTCTTGCGGTAGTCGGCCTTCACCCCGATGCTCAGGCTGCCGCCGTTCTCCGACGGGAACAGCACGCCATTGACCGAGGAGCGTCCGGCCAGGCCGTAGTTGACGCCGATCGGCACCTGCAGATCGAGCCCGGGGACGACCTGGAAATATTCCGGCGTGAACACGAACTGGATCGCGCTGGCTTCGCGGGTGGCGTTCGGGTCGAGCGCGGCGCGGTTGTCGGTGACGCTGAGCACCCGGTTGTAGGCGAACTCGCCGACGAAAGAGGCCCCTTCCCACAGCGCATTGGCCGGCAGGACGCTGATCGCCGACAGGCTCAGATGCATCGTTTTGCCTTTCGGGAAGGTCGCATCGTCATCGTTGTCCGCCCCGCCCAGGCCGAGGAGGACGTTGCCGGTACCCACCAGCGGCTGGTTTTCGCGGAACGACAGTTCGCCCGAGACGTTCGTCTCCCCCACCAGGGTGGCAAAGCTGGCGCCGATCGTGCGGATGTTCTCCGCATAGACGAGGACATAGTCGCCATCGACGCCGCGGCCCGGATCGGCGTTCACCCCGGGGCGGATGTAGAACTGCGGCAGCTTGTCG
The window above is part of the Thauera aromatica K172 genome. Proteins encoded here:
- a CDS encoding universal stress protein; this encodes MIPLELDVFRHLLCPIDGSPLSCGAVDKAVALAREIGAELTFFYAKSDPGSLLHGESELSRVMDPEGYAARAEAHARSILSEALAAAEGVRCQAIAVSAGEPYEAIIATAEQKCCDLIVMASHGYRGVKGLLLGSQTQKVLLHSKLPVLVYR
- a CDS encoding efflux RND transporter permease subunit, whose protein sequence is MAVAHSLPAEAVIANLADFDARSGSLAERVLFNNRLLIVLLCLLATLVLGYQALGLKLNAAFDKMIPTSHPYVVNFLDNRSQLAGMGNSLRIAVAVTEGDIFDEEYLDTVRKLSDELFLLPGVDRPYMKSLWAPAVRWTGVTEEGLDGGPVIPDDYDGSPASIEQVRVNVERSGEIGQLVAANYQSSIILVPLQDKIAETGERIDYHALSQRIEELRAKYESDTIRIHVTGFAKVVGDLIEGLLQVMVFFAVAIVICTAVLYWYTRCLRSTLLVVACSVVAVVWLLGLLPTLGYELDPYSVLVPFLVFAIGMSHGAQKMNGIMQDIGRGTHSLVAARYTFRRLFLAGMTALLADAVGFAVLMVIDIQVIQDLAVTASIGVAVLIFTNLVLLPILLSYTGVSPVAAQRSLKAELMEASGTHAKHPFWAFLDLFTQRKWARIAVLAGLVMGALGLAVSFQLKIGDTDPGAPELRPDSRYNRDNAFMTANYAASSDVYIVMVRTPQYACGQYDTLMAVDALERELQQLPGVEATSSLAGLAKVSNAGMNEGSLKWFEIPRSQDMLNAIITRAPREMFNQNCDLLTVYAYLKDHKADTLASVVNVVEAFAARHGTEEVRFLNAAGNAGIEAATNIVVRKANVQMLFLVYAAVIVLAFITFRSWRAVVCAVVPLMITSVLCEALMVWLNIGVKVATLPVIALGVGIGVDYALYVMTVTLARLKEGMSLSEAYYKALTFTGKVVVLTGITLGLAVATWAWSPIKFQADMGILLAFMFIWNMLGALILLPALGHFLLRPKKAAQGWNMLGALILLPALGHFLLRPKQVAQQDRADLADVADARTAGYAAPAAARSPASPELEQREPVESAAAVLQESTI
- a CDS encoding WD40/YVTN/BNR-like repeat-containing protein; translation: MVLNIALRPLVAATLLSLICPLATAATAAAAAAAATATGQPVPDLMELPARADVRATSTVQLAVTRAGERLVSVGARGTVLLSDDGGASWRQARAVPASVALTDVCFVDEQLGWAVGHSGIVLHSRDGGETWVRQLDGRQGAQAALDEAQALAAAGSDGAERRLREAQAMVEDGPDKPLLSVHFIDARRGWAVGAYGLALTTDDGGQSWQAFIARLPNPRGKHLYQVRADGARLLIAGEQGALFRSDDGGASFAEVHTPYPGTFFGALALGPDTLLAYGLRGNVWRSGDGGANWAQIALDQEITLTSGLRLADGTVVLADESGRLLRSDDQGRSFRALEAQAPNAVTALVQIEDGALVLSGARGLNRVDAAQLVVTERK
- a CDS encoding DUF1329 domain-containing protein; amino-acid sequence: MFTFKKTLLCVSILALSAGMQSTMAAVSADEAAKLKTWLTPLGGEKAGNKDGTIPAWTGGQTGPVAGPKVGDIPVNLFPNEKPVLQITASNMAQHADKLSEGTQALLKKYPDTFRVDVYPTHRTATVPEHVAANTFKNATSCKTIEGGNSIEGCFGGLPFPIPQTGVEVVWNYLLRVEPESKEFGFKNIVGSSDGNHTLATRNDMFFQQPYYYKDGSWETWSKDGKGEYTMFRFSTTAPSFKMGESLVIRDGIDPKTPRQAWQYLVGQRRVRRAPTVAYDTPDFVASGANYFDEVEGFYGHPDRYEWKLVGKREMYVPYNNNELITATVSEAYDKFHLNPAKVRWELHRVWEVEATVVAGRRHAVPKRKYYFDEDTALLVLMDGYDAEGKLWRTSQMPNFFVPAVPALLVQQVTVFNLQAGTMSTVQGLNDETYRVVPRKPETFFTGDAVAADAAR